A single Paraburkholderia sp. D15 DNA region contains:
- a CDS encoding MarR family transcriptional regulator, protein MKLTPIAERFILHWGEMGSRWGVNRTVAQIHALLYLLGRPIAADEIADTLGVARSNVSTSLKELQSWRLAKVVHVMGDRRDHFETSTDIWELFKLIVEGRRQREIDPTLTVLKESLDSPEMAQESRDTEQRIRDTLQFIETLTTWSDEMLRMKPETLMKTLGVGAKISRTVRRTKR, encoded by the coding sequence ATGAAACTCACACCGATCGCCGAACGATTCATCCTCCACTGGGGCGAAATGGGCTCGCGCTGGGGCGTCAACCGCACGGTCGCGCAGATTCACGCGCTGCTGTATCTGTTGGGCCGCCCGATCGCGGCGGATGAAATCGCGGATACGCTGGGCGTCGCGCGCTCGAACGTGAGTACGAGCCTGAAGGAACTGCAGTCGTGGCGTCTCGCGAAAGTCGTCCACGTGATGGGCGACCGCCGCGATCACTTCGAGACGTCCACGGACATCTGGGAGCTGTTCAAGCTGATCGTCGAGGGGCGCCGCCAACGCGAGATCGATCCAACGCTGACGGTGCTGAAGGAAAGCCTCGACAGTCCGGAAATGGCGCAGGAAAGCCGCGACACCGAGCAACGCATTCGCGACACGCTGCAGTTCATCGAAACGCTGACCACGTGGTCCGACGAGATGCTGCGCATGAAGCCCGAAACCTTGATGAAGACGCTCGGCGTGGGCGCGAAGATCAGCAGAACGGTACGGCGCACGAAGCGCTAG
- a CDS encoding EamA family transporter: MLSYTGGIVLVAALLHASWNAMLHGNRDRFLSMTWMSIAIAAVSTVVVLFTPAPPGASLPYLVASGLVHIFYNMSLVRSYRSNDLALAYPIARGSSPLLVTLGAALFAHEAIGPLHGLGIVMISGGIIAIALRGRHVSRAGALAALTTGATIALYTVIDGIGVRLSDGHALTYTAWMFMFYWLMPVLFVALRGVAPLCKPVVTEPLSVGSSLIGGLVSLAAYGIVIWALQSGAMGAVSALRETSVVFAVLIGRMVLGEAVSGARWLACVVVAAGAVCLGL; the protein is encoded by the coding sequence ATGCTCAGCTACACCGGCGGCATCGTACTTGTCGCCGCCCTCCTCCACGCGAGCTGGAACGCGATGCTGCACGGCAACCGCGACCGCTTCCTGTCGATGACGTGGATGAGTATCGCCATCGCCGCCGTCTCCACCGTCGTCGTGCTGTTCACGCCCGCGCCGCCCGGCGCCTCGTTGCCGTATCTCGTCGCGTCGGGTCTCGTGCATATCTTCTACAACATGAGCCTTGTGCGCTCGTATCGCAGCAACGATCTCGCCCTCGCCTATCCGATCGCGCGAGGCTCGTCGCCCCTGCTCGTCACGCTCGGCGCGGCGTTGTTCGCGCACGAGGCGATCGGCCCGCTGCACGGTCTCGGCATCGTGATGATCTCGGGCGGCATCATCGCGATCGCGCTGCGAGGACGGCACGTGTCGCGTGCGGGCGCACTCGCCGCGCTGACTACCGGCGCGACGATCGCGTTGTATACCGTGATCGACGGCATCGGCGTGCGCCTGTCCGACGGCCACGCACTGACCTACACCGCGTGGATGTTCATGTTCTACTGGTTGATGCCCGTGCTGTTCGTCGCGCTGCGCGGCGTGGCGCCACTGTGCAAGCCGGTCGTCACGGAGCCGCTGTCGGTCGGCTCGTCGCTGATCGGCGGGCTGGTGTCGCTTGCCGCTTACGGCATCGTGATCTGGGCGCTGCAGTCGGGCGCGATGGGCGCGGTATCGGCCTTGCGCGAAACCAGCGTGGTGTTCGCGGTGCTGATCGGACGGATGGTTCTTGGCGAAGCGGTGAGTGGGGCACGCTGGCTCGCATGCGTGGTGGTTGCAGCCGGCGCGGTTTGTCTGGGACTTTGA
- a CDS encoding SDR family oxidoreductase: protein MNILVCGADGFVGSAMCDALATAGHRVFRGVRHITHATHVTHAGEIAIDYSADVEPSVWLPRLRDIDVVINAVGILVERGSQTFDRIHRRAPIALFDAAVQSGVRHIVQLSALGAEDGDTAYFVSKRAADAHLLALPITHHVLRPALVYGPRGASARFFRSIASLPVHALPAGGHQTLRPIHLDDLAEVVVRLVDGGTTEQTVRPVLDLVGGTELTYREMLASYRASLGLTRALRVPIPAALIGFGATLLDRVSHSLFTRDTWRMLQAGSTASVETTERVLGRLPAGIETFISRADAPSLRHEAFAAWRAFALRGALAITWIWTALCSAFIYPQAASLALLARAHLHGGTALAALYLASALDFAFGLATLIRPGRRLWAMQAGLVTAYSLVIAITMPDFLWHPFGPLLKNLPILALLLILFSEETRP, encoded by the coding sequence ATGAACATCCTCGTCTGCGGCGCGGATGGCTTCGTCGGCAGCGCAATGTGCGATGCGCTCGCGACGGCCGGGCATCGGGTGTTCAGGGGAGTGCGGCATATCACGCACGCCACGCATGTCACCCATGCCGGCGAGATCGCGATCGATTACAGCGCCGATGTCGAACCGTCCGTGTGGTTGCCCCGTCTGCGCGATATCGACGTGGTGATCAACGCGGTCGGCATTCTGGTCGAACGCGGCTCGCAGACATTCGACCGGATCCACCGGCGCGCGCCGATCGCATTGTTCGATGCGGCCGTGCAATCTGGCGTGCGGCACATCGTGCAGCTTTCCGCGCTCGGCGCGGAAGACGGCGACACCGCGTACTTCGTCAGCAAGCGCGCCGCCGATGCGCATCTGCTCGCGTTGCCTATCACGCATCACGTTTTGCGGCCGGCGCTCGTCTATGGGCCACGAGGTGCATCGGCGCGATTTTTCCGCAGCATCGCGAGCCTGCCGGTGCACGCGCTGCCCGCCGGTGGACATCAAACGTTGCGGCCGATTCATCTCGACGATCTCGCCGAGGTGGTCGTGCGGCTCGTCGACGGCGGCACCACGGAGCAAACCGTACGCCCGGTACTCGACCTGGTCGGCGGCACGGAACTGACCTATCGGGAGATGCTGGCGAGCTATCGCGCGTCGCTCGGTTTGACGCGCGCGCTGCGCGTCCCGATTCCCGCGGCGTTGATCGGGTTCGGCGCGACCTTGCTCGACCGCGTGTCGCACTCGCTATTCACGCGCGACACATGGCGCATGCTGCAAGCCGGCAGCACGGCGTCCGTCGAAACCACCGAGCGCGTGCTGGGCCGCCTGCCCGCCGGTATCGAAACGTTTATCTCCCGTGCCGATGCGCCTTCGTTGCGTCACGAAGCCTTCGCCGCATGGCGCGCGTTCGCGTTGCGCGGCGCGCTGGCGATCACGTGGATCTGGACGGCGCTATGCAGCGCGTTCATCTATCCGCAAGCGGCCAGTCTCGCACTGCTGGCGCGCGCGCATCTGCATGGCGGCACCGCACTCGCCGCGCTTTATCTCGCGTCGGCGCTGGATTTCGCGTTCGGCCTCGCGACGCTGATTCGTCCGGGGCGACGGCTTTGGGCGATGCAAGCCGGACTGGTCACGGCGTACTCGCTCGTGATTGCGATTACGATGCCCGACTTCCTGTGGCATCCGTTCGGCCCGCTGCTGAAGAACCTGCCGATCCTCGCCCTACTGCTCATTCTATTCAGCGAAGAAACACGACCATGA
- the gcvA gene encoding transcriptional regulator GcvA, whose amino-acid sequence MKRPLPPLNALRAFEAAGRLGSFKEAAAELHVTQGAVSQQVRLLEAWLGASLFDRHNRRVALTPAARAYLAEIGPLFEQLARATAQYGVLKAARRTLSVNALATFTLRWLVPRLATFRAEHPDMDVNVETSNEPLESLKDSFDVVIRGGPDTFYGYTMRPFLPDDRLPVCSPALMQRVPLRTPEDLRHHTLLHTSSLPRLWPDWLASARVASLKPGAALTFDHFYLTLQAAIDGIGIAMGPSALVAGDLAAGRLVAPFKGPRLPSRSYCTYVPDAKAGDERVELFRAWLEREGMGL is encoded by the coding sequence ATGAAACGGCCATTGCCCCCGCTGAATGCCTTGCGTGCCTTCGAGGCCGCGGGCAGGCTCGGCAGCTTCAAGGAAGCCGCCGCCGAATTGCATGTGACGCAGGGTGCGGTGAGTCAACAGGTGCGCCTGCTGGAGGCGTGGCTCGGTGCGTCGCTGTTCGACCGTCACAACCGTCGCGTGGCATTGACGCCGGCAGCGCGGGCGTATCTTGCGGAAATCGGCCCGCTGTTCGAGCAGCTTGCGCGAGCCACCGCGCAATACGGTGTGCTGAAGGCGGCCCGGCGAACCTTGTCCGTGAATGCGCTCGCTACGTTCACGCTGCGCTGGCTGGTGCCGAGACTCGCAACGTTCCGCGCCGAGCATCCCGACATGGACGTCAACGTGGAGACGTCGAACGAGCCGCTGGAAAGTTTGAAGGACAGCTTCGACGTCGTGATTCGCGGCGGCCCGGATACGTTCTACGGCTATACGATGCGGCCATTTCTTCCGGACGACAGGCTGCCGGTTTGCAGTCCGGCCCTCATGCAACGCGTACCGCTGCGAACACCGGAAGACCTCCGGCATCACACGCTGCTGCATACGTCGAGCCTGCCGAGGCTCTGGCCGGACTGGCTGGCGAGCGCGCGTGTTGCCTCGCTGAAGCCGGGCGCCGCGTTGACCTTCGATCATTTTTATTTGACCTTGCAGGCGGCCATCGACGGGATAGGCATCGCGATGGGGCCGTCCGCGCTGGTCGCGGGCGATCTCGCCGCCGGCCGGCTCGTCGCGCCGTTCAAGGGCCCGCGCCTGCCGTCGCGCAGCTATTGCACGTATGTTCCGGATGCGAAAGCGGGCGATGAACGGGTCGAACTGTTCCGCGCGTGGCTCGAACGCGAGGGGATGGGCTTATGA
- a CDS encoding DUF2269 domain-containing protein, with product MNLYLAIKMLHILSSVLLVGTGFGTAFYLYFANRTRCVPAIATVARLVVRADLWFTTPAIVVQPISGMWLAHSAGWPVNTPWIVAALGLYLLAGACWLPVVWLQWMMARLAWTANAQGASALPLLYWRYARYWEWLGYPAFVAMVAVYWLMVFKPAL from the coding sequence ATGAACCTCTATCTCGCGATCAAGATGCTGCACATCCTGTCCTCGGTGCTGCTGGTGGGCACAGGATTCGGCACCGCGTTCTATCTGTACTTCGCCAACCGCACGCGCTGCGTGCCCGCCATCGCGACTGTCGCGCGGCTGGTGGTGCGGGCCGATCTGTGGTTCACCACGCCGGCCATCGTCGTTCAGCCGATATCGGGCATGTGGCTCGCCCATAGCGCCGGCTGGCCAGTGAACACGCCGTGGATCGTCGCGGCACTCGGCCTCTATCTGCTCGCCGGCGCGTGCTGGCTGCCCGTGGTCTGGTTGCAATGGATGATGGCGCGGCTCGCATGGACGGCGAACGCGCAAGGCGCTTCGGCGTTGCCGCTGCTGTACTGGCGCTATGCGCGTTACTGGGAATGGCTCGGATATCCCGCGTTCGTGGCGATGGTGGCCGTGTACTGGCTGATGGTGTTCAAGCCCGCGTTGTGA
- a CDS encoding DUF1003 domain-containing protein yields the protein MSDSQQEKHENAPLSEAKAKANHHYRFHLPHVHLTSVFGDDWFALKAEAFARFFGTPTFLIAQTLIVSVWIAVNMLGLTKFDVYPFILLNLAFSLQAAYAAPLILLAQTRQADRDKVHADADARHREDIAAASEQRQALAARQTEQLVALLEQNTQLTALTKQMSERIEALTLELHNKLAQ from the coding sequence ATGAGCGACTCGCAGCAAGAGAAGCACGAGAACGCCCCGCTGTCGGAAGCGAAAGCGAAGGCTAATCATCACTACCGTTTCCATCTGCCGCATGTCCACCTTACGTCGGTATTCGGCGACGACTGGTTCGCGCTGAAGGCCGAGGCCTTCGCGCGCTTCTTCGGCACGCCGACTTTCCTGATCGCGCAGACGTTGATCGTGTCGGTGTGGATCGCCGTGAACATGCTGGGCCTGACGAAGTTCGACGTCTACCCGTTCATTCTGCTGAACCTCGCATTCAGTCTGCAGGCCGCGTATGCCGCGCCGCTGATTCTGCTGGCGCAAACGCGCCAGGCGGACCGCGACAAAGTACATGCCGATGCGGACGCGCGTCACCGCGAGGACATCGCGGCGGCGAGCGAACAACGCCAGGCGCTCGCCGCGCGTCAGACCGAGCAACTGGTGGCGTTGCTCGAACAGAACACGCAACTCACCGCGCTGACCAAGCAGATGAGCGAGCGCATCGAGGCGTTGACGCTGGAGCTGCATAACAAGCTGGCGCAATGA
- a CDS encoding GNAT family N-acetyltransferase: MPALPDNLGLATDLLLHAETGSVTSHERYIVVRTPQAPDYFFGNLLVLHDRPHINQLARIEDDFARLVGTPPAIAHRTFTWPETAVDAVNLDAFVARGYDATICRVLAATPEQVQPAVSRTHIDIRPFRSQRDWDDWAAMQLANMPAPADPVSQRYIAYQQRAHRSLIGRGFGEWWGAFVDGEQVGSLGLFFFDRIGRFQSVVTGERHRSQGICRTLVSEVIRQTAGSADRLVMVADENYHAGRIYEGLGFTPCGRLGSLCLEPGSLPRS, encoded by the coding sequence ATGCCCGCTCTTCCCGACAACCTCGGCCTCGCAACCGATCTCCTGCTGCACGCCGAAACCGGCAGCGTGACATCGCACGAACGCTACATCGTGGTCCGCACGCCGCAAGCGCCGGACTATTTTTTCGGCAACCTGCTCGTGCTGCACGACAGGCCGCACATTAACCAGCTCGCTCGCATCGAAGACGATTTCGCGCGGCTCGTCGGTACGCCGCCGGCGATCGCGCATCGCACATTCACGTGGCCGGAAACCGCGGTGGACGCGGTGAATCTCGACGCATTCGTCGCACGCGGCTACGACGCGACGATCTGCCGGGTGCTCGCCGCCACGCCGGAGCAGGTCCAACCGGCTGTCTCGCGAACTCACATCGACATCCGGCCGTTTCGCTCGCAGCGCGATTGGGACGATTGGGCCGCGATGCAACTCGCCAACATGCCGGCCCCCGCCGATCCGGTGTCGCAACGCTACATCGCGTATCAGCAGCGCGCGCACAGGAGTCTGATCGGACGCGGCTTCGGTGAATGGTGGGGCGCATTCGTCGATGGCGAACAGGTGGGCAGTCTCGGCCTGTTCTTCTTCGACCGGATCGGACGATTTCAATCGGTCGTCACCGGCGAGCGCCATCGCAGTCAGGGTATCTGCAGGACGCTGGTCAGCGAAGTCATCCGGCAAACCGCCGGTTCGGCCGATCGCCTGGTGATGGTCGCCGACGAAAACTATCACGCGGGCCGGATCTACGAAGGCCTCGGCTTTACGCCGTGTGGACGGCTCGGCAGTTTATGTCTCGAACCCGGCAGCCTTCCCCGCTCATAA
- a CDS encoding DCC1-like thiol-disulfide oxidoreductase family protein — MKTPELTLYIDGNCPLCVAEWNRLREWDRHGRLAFVDIAQPGFDPAPLGVELTELNRQLHGWTASGECVVGIDSMIAAYTLAGRGWVVAPLRIAVLRPAYRAAYRAFARNRMRISAWFGLRRAPVCTDGVCAARSDPFR; from the coding sequence ATGAAGACGCCCGAACTCACGCTGTACATCGACGGCAACTGCCCGCTGTGCGTCGCCGAATGGAACCGGCTGCGCGAATGGGACCGGCACGGCCGGCTGGCCTTTGTCGACATCGCGCAACCCGGCTTCGATCCGGCGCCGCTCGGGGTCGAACTGACGGAACTGAACCGGCAACTGCACGGCTGGACCGCGAGCGGGGAATGCGTGGTGGGCATCGACAGCATGATTGCGGCCTACACGCTGGCCGGGCGCGGCTGGGTGGTCGCGCCGCTGCGGATTGCGGTGCTGCGGCCGGCGTACCGCGCCGCGTATCGAGCGTTCGCGCGTAACCGGATGCGGATATCGGCGTGGTTCGGCCTGCGGCGCGCGCCGGTCTGCACGGACGGCGTCTGCGCGGCCAGGAGCGATCCGTTCCGCTAG